The following is a genomic window from Amaranthus tricolor cultivar Red isolate AtriRed21 chromosome 10, ASM2621246v1, whole genome shotgun sequence.
ttttagagtatggagtggattaaatgtgtaaacacatcctaatacgtgatcgttttgtgtctgtgttatttaggacctcgattcataagagtgCGAAATTTCGGTCGTGCTTGAATATTGttgtttgcagcgcttaaaggtacacgcttagaccatactgtttatgtggttgtgcaagtagtgttgtttcatttctaatcaaggctttgtaaatcacataaggattagacactcaaataatttgaaaggaatTAATTGAACATTGacaatttatgtgtttgtcacccaaaggggttgacgtttggttatgttacccaaaagggttaatgttctggtttggattattacaattattgttctcatgacagttttggatcattacgttCACCATGgtggtatgcatactttagcctttgacgacccgaacaagaCGGACAACgccttaggtcggtggttgccttgggattagctctcccaagtgtattcctctaaaaatatttggatttatacttgaacgacccgaacaggacgggtaacgttacaagttggaattatctaataatgaatggtttatacttgaacgacccgaacaggacgggcaacgttacaagttgggattaattaataataaatgtattagagcctatgcatgctaggatgaacatattgcttttattcaacctgattgatatttgtatgaattctctgacgtgtattggttgtttctttggaacctactgtgtgttgtcttacgacgactagtaggttgattgcaggtggggtctggagtgagatCTCGACGTAGAACCCGTAATAATCAAGACTATGTTATTATCttttgtattagattatgagtagaaagaaactctgtatTTAAGTAATaagagatagtgtagttttcttttcgctttcgCTATTTCGATTAGTTTgtttagaggcctttaggctctcgagttgtacgttagagcttccgctgacttattatcTTTCACGTTGGTACTGTTTTGtgttttatctatatttctttatcgacggaacgttgacgatcctagctctggagtccaaagagtgaaccggaatttttatttttatatgaatttctgggtcacttaaaccggaacGTTACAACcggtttgccacttttgcgactACTATTGGATTTTCTAACAGCATTTCTGATAATTCCCtgtttgtttattgtcatggcTCTGATATTGCTTATCTGCTATTATATGTGGACGATATTATTCTTACAGCTTCTTCTGATTCACTCCGTGAGTCCCTTATGTCCAAACTTATCTCTGAGTTTGCCATGAAGGATTTTGGtcctcttaattatttcttgGGTATTGCTGTTAATCGTACTTCTTCGGGCCTCTTTCTCTCCCAACAACGGTATGCCTCAGAAATTCTTGAAAAAGCTGGCATGTCTCAATGTAATCCTGTTGCTACTCCTGTTGCTACCTCCGACAAACTTTGTGCTAATGCTGGTTCTTCTTGTGAAGATCCTACCTTGTATCGTAGCCTAGCTGGAGCTTTACAGTATCTTACTTTCACCCGCCCCCATATTTCATATGCCGTTCAGCAGGTTTGCCTTTATTTGCATGATCCTCGCattgaacatatggctgctaTTCACCGCATTCTTCGCTATGTCAAGGGCACTCTTCACTATGGTCTGCAGTTATCGCTCTAATATTTCGACTCTTTTGTCCTATaccgatgctgattggggtggctGTCCTGATACTCGCCGCTCCACTTCTGGTTACTGTGATTTTCTGGGTGATAATCTAATTTCCTGGTCTGCTAAACGACAACCTACTGTTTCCAAGTCTAGTGCTGATGCTGAATATCGtggtgttgctaatgttgtttctgaaactTGCTGGATTCACAATTTACTTCTTGAGCTGCACTGTCCTATTACCACAGCTACTCTTGTCTATTGTGACAATATTAGTGTCGTTTATTTAGCTGGTAATCCAGTCCATCATCAACAcactaagcatattgagatcgacattcactttgttcgtgaaaaagtcaaacgtggtgatgttcgggtacttcatgttccatctcgttatcagattgctgacattttcaccaaaggccttcctaaagtattatttgatgattttcgttCTAGTCTTAGCATCTCTAAACCTCCAGATTCGACTGCGGGgtgtattagaatattagaatatcttagaataatatctttttgatttcttgcatatttttgtatatctttgtaattatgtagaatattaaaaaaatatttagtttcctaaagtataacagcaatcttgtatatattgacattaaTTTTAATGAGAAAGACAACCCGAGTCATTCTTACAATAATAGGGTTAGATGGAGAACTACATTTATCATAAACTTTAAGAGGATGAGCACATTTATTATTAAAGCAAACAACGTAGAACATCATAAACTAAAGTCATCTGGGTTGGAAGAAAAATCCGTATGAAAAAAAATCTAAGTTGCGCTGCATGTGCATATCAGTTTTAGATATTATAGATGACTTTGAAGTGTTTTCAAATGATGAAGCAGACAACATTGGATCAAAAGTAGGCATGATGGATATTAGTGGAGTTTGCGGACAGCGTATTAGCTTTGAATGCTGATAATGACGTTGTTGAAGCATGCACGAATGATGAACACAACATTGGGTCAGAATAAGATAGCAGGGAGCTCAATGGAGCCATAGTTGTAGAAGGAGTGGGCGTTTGCtgataaacaaaacaaaatgacAAACAAAATCCAAGACTATCGGGTGTGGTTCGCACAAAATGCTTTCATTATTGTCCTCAACTCCTCAAGACTCCAACTAATGAAAAAATGCACATTAACCTTTGAAATTTCACTCTTACAAAGTAGTGATCCTCATTCAAAAAGCTAATCAAATATAAACAATCGCCATTTTCAAGTAAAACTTTTGACAAATTGTTAATCTCTATGAAGCCTGTAAGGCGAAACTTCACCCTTAAAGTTGGACCTTCTCTGAGCAACAACCTGTAATTACAACAGCAAACGAAGCAACAAAGCTTAAATTTTTCTGCGAATAATctcacttttaaatttttaaaaatttaatcttttatatgttttttctcCTATCATACCTAGTAACCTAAACCACCATAACTCTACTCTGAGCCACCACAACTCCACCTCTTACCTCACTCACAGGGTATGCTGGGAGTAAATATATACTTTCACcgtcccattgaatttgcatcatttttcattttagtctgtCCCATCTAATTTACAtcatgtttatttttagacaatgacccatcatttttttttaatttaactcctttttaatttcatccactcaattcattttctcttttcattAACTCACCCACTTCCTTTTTGATGCAATTTAAAGAGGACATATTAGTAAATAATCAGTAGATGAGATTATTCACAATAGATGAGATTACCCACTTCCTCTTTAATTTCATCgacaatttttctattttaaatcACTCATAATGCACATGTACTCTTGCAACAAGGGGTTCCTAGTGATGCAAATATtgttaaaaactaaattatttaatataattttgcataacttgcatttttgtttttttagccTGTTTCACCGTATTTGCATCTTTTCGACAATAAGTAGTAATAGTATTTTAATTTTAcccttattttattttcaaactcCATATCAATACTTTTTCGCAACTCATCCAAAAGATGGTAAAGCCTTTTTTCACAATACATCTAAAATAACTTTTTCTTGTGTCACCCTCTAAATTACAGTCATTTTTGAATGGAAGTTAGAATAATTTTCACGGGCTACCTAGTCTAAAGACTAAATCACTAATTCTTCTTTGATTCTTCCGCTATTCATTCATTCACAAACTCACCATTTGCAATAGCCACCTCTCAGGCTCCCACCGTGCCATACCGCACCGGAAGTTAATAGCCACCGTCTAACGGACGTCACTATTTACGGCGACATTGATAGGTGCAGGACGTCGATGAGTCTCTCAATTGCCACTGTTtggaaagatttttttttaatgtttccCAAATAAAACTATTTTCGATTATACTAACTAGATAAATTTCCGTGTCAAGCACagtttatgaattatttaattttaaatttttaattatatatatgtaattaaattattatataactTCTTAATCAGATTGACTTTATTGAGactataaatatacaaattattttattgagagtatattttttacataaataaataatatttttcattcTATAATTATCCATTGTTTTAAAAGATACTAAatatcttaattaattatatatggtaaaaaattagttttaaaatcttttgtaactAATCAATTAAACTGATCTAAAcagaaagatattacatgatataCTAAAAAATTTTGCTTAGTTCGAATTTGAAAAGAGCGGGAAAACTTTTACAATAAAGTCGACATGTGTTCTAATTATTTGtgcattatatattatatatcgtATAGAAGATAGATTTTTTTCATTGCTTAGCTTAGAGGACACATGCTCCTAgacatttttagaaaaaaaacaaataaattaaagtcAGATTTgcctcttctcttctctctcaCCAGTTAGTGTTTTTAAGATTAGAAAACCAAAATCCTAAAACCCAATTACCCACCCACGATTGACCCACACTCGGCCACCCATCGCCAGCATCTCTTGCCACTCCTTGCCGGCGTTTCTCACCAATCACCATCATTGTCTTCTCTCCCAATCCACTTGGATGCTTGGAGACTGGAGTTCGTGTGCCCCACTTCCACGAGTGAACCCCCTTGTCGGTCGTCGCACGGAGTGTTATTGGCTACTGCAGTGATGCCGTGAAGTCAAGGCCACCACCGGCCACCGTAAATACCACTAGACCACTCCCACCTTCAATTTAATTTAggtattattttgaattatgaaAGATTGAAATCCCaaaagttagggttttttatttcaaaattcattaaaatttcttcaattgttaatttgttattaCTTATTAAACTTGGGAATTTGGGATGATTATTTGGATAATGCATAATAGTATTAATAGTTTGATTATGAATATGCTTAATTAACTTGTATAGATCTAGCACAAGGAAAGGTTTACAACTAATTAAGGAGTGGAGAATGTGGTGATATGGATTGAAGAAAACAACAAAGGAAGTAGCTAGCTAGCCGGCGTAGAAAAAAGATAATAAAGAAATACGAGTAGCTAGTAGTAGCCAGTAGGAGTGTAATTCAAATTAAAGGGAACGAATTGTTTttcattcaaaaaataaataaaagggaCTAAGAGAAATTTCCGATGACAGAGATTTTGGGTTTAGTAGTGACTTGTAAGAAAACAGGGTGAAGCTACAAAAGTAAAATGGAGTATTAACCAAAGGCACCAGCTGTATCTTGTAGAATGTGATATGTTGAGTTGGTCATTAGTGGACTCAAAAAATTAAGATTCCTTTTTGGACAACAATTTGAAGATTGAAGATTAATATTATCTCGCCACTTTAAGTTTGTTACTGATATGACATATCGTGAAAGATAGtgttattatcaataataatctCAAACGGACAATTTAGTACTGAGTTTTTTAACGGTTGACGTGCTTTATAGACGAGGAATGAGCAATAGCCAATGGACAATGATCTTCTCCCCTTTGTTTTGTCCTACAAGTTTATATTAGTATTAACTTGTGAAGTATTTGTGATATACTCCCTTTATTCTATTAATCtgttatattttactttttacgcaatcttaTGTGATATTTGATGGTGCCCCCAGAGACTCCGAACTCTGGATTCGCCCCTGCTTATGTtaaacattgtttgttgtttCTACAATTGCCCATTAACCtttgtttattaaattatgGTTTATTGGCTATTACATTTTCAAATTGATTAGggtttattttgatttgttggaattttaattgattagtaATTTGATTTTGGTTGAATTTATTGGAATAAAGTTCAAATAATCAAATAGTTTTGGATAGGAATAGCACGTTCTGAGTTTGTTTGATTGCTTTTGCTTAAGTGAAACATTGTTTGTTGATTCTACAATTGCCTACCTTTGTTAATTAAGTTAGGGTTTTGGTTCGTATATTTTCAAATTGACTTggtgtttattttttgatttgttgaaAATTTAATTGATTAGTAATTCGAGTTTGTTTGAATTAGTTGGAATAAAAGTTCAAATGATGATATTATGCGTCCTTTCGGTATATGATAACTCTGAGTGTACAATtgaatgtaattttttattcatattacaacattatttgattttattctgATTCACCCATGTAATTTCAAGATGTCTTCTTTACCCattttttttggctcttttctAACTTCTCCGGAAAAAAATCAGTGTAACACATTATTTCTCGGCATTTTCCTGTTATGCATCGTATCACGGTCGTTTTGAAGGTGAAAACAAATGCACCGTTATGCTACAAGACTCGAATCCATTTTATGACGCACGTTATGTATCGTAACAatcaattttttcttctttgtttAAGACATGTGGTACATGGTACTACCACCATTATTCTGCATGTCTGTGTTTTGTGTTACAGATGTTAGTTATTTATAGTCAAGGGCGGATCCATGGGCCGTCAATGCTGTCAACTGACAACATTCAACTTATATATAAAACCATATACCAATAAATCTTTATATATGTGCTGGTTAAGTTGGTAGGAGTTTTGCTATGTAGTGGTATTGACCCGGATTCGAACCTCATTAAGGACATTTTTTACAAATATTATTAACATCATATGATTTTGTTCTACATCCACCCTTGTTTATATTCTTGTTTGTTTGAGCATAAGCTAGACGTGTTGTCATTGGCTTTGTCTGCCACTAGAGAAGAAATTTGGCCATCTAACTACCCGCAACATCTTGCTACCCCCAATGTCATTTTGGCTATCTTACAACCATTCAATATAATGGTTCGATGCAATCCTTCCTTTTTGGGCATATAGAGGCGGCAAAGAGTGTGCTAAGTCCAATTTAATCCAACGACTATTTTATCGGTGTTTTTTCTTTTAGACAATTTAGTTTGTGTTTCTTGGAAGTTTTCTTTGGACCAAAACTTGAATGTGATAATTATTTTCCAATGATTGTAGACGTATCTTAAGACGTAAGGTGAGTTGAAGAATATCTAATCATATGCTGTTCGTTGATGTGTTTCAACTTTCAATGAACCAATCTTTCACTTTTTCTTGTATCTCATCCTAGCAAAGCTGGTTGGGTGACATTCTTAGTATGAGGCTATGAGCAACAATTTTATATCAACCTGTTTATTGGCTTCTGCTCTGGCATTTTTTTAGTTATCTTTTTGTTTATACTTATATCAatcaaaggttttttttttttttttggatttatcAGTGAGTTGTGAAGTTTCAGGTGAGCCAGACTGTTTTCTGATATGACTAACTTGATAAAATTGAAGCAACTATACATCAAAGCACAAATGTAAACCTGAGAATAGAGAGATTGAATTTTGATGTGATGCTGGTGGTTGTTAGCCATTTTGTACATATATGATCTGATCTGCATTTGTGTGTTTTAGCGATAACATCGCATTTATAATCTCTCTTCATCAGTATTCTGTTCAGAAGTCTCATTTTCTTATACTGTACTAAGAACCAGTCAACTCAGATCATATAGTTCTTTGAGTTTCATCTTTCTTCCTTCTTTTGGGGCTAATCAAGTTCTGAGATGCTTTTTTTTCATAGGGATCTGCTTCTGAGCATGACTCTTCACGTGCAGTCAACTTCTGAAACTTACTATGATATCCTACATATAAAGGAAGATGCAACCTACGATGAGATTCGTCAAAGCTATAGATTAGCTCTTCTTCATTCCCACCCGGATAAGTTGCATAAATCTATTGAAATGCCAAACTCCGGTGAAGATGTAGAACATAAATTCATGAAGGTCCAAAAGGCTTGGGAAACTCTTGGTGATTCCCGATCACGTGCACTTTATGATAATAAGCTAAGAAATTTGAGATGTGATGAATTGGTTGCAGACGATGTTTCCTTCGAGGACATGATAGTGGAAGATGCCAGGGAGGCTTTAGAGTTCTGTCACCAATGTCGATGCGGTGATTATTTTTCAATTAGTTGGCCCGAGTTGGAAGAAATGGGCTATGAGTTATATAGAGATGAAAAGGATGAGATTTCCGTTGGAACTACTGAAGATTTGCCGGCTTCTGTGATTATTCCCTGCAGTTCGTGTTCTCTTAAAATCCGCCTATGCATCAGCACAAACAGCAGAATAAGGCTGTAGAAAGTGCACAAGTTTTCTTCCTTGACCCAACTTTGTTGAATTTGCCCATTGGGGAGTGTAATTGAGAACCGTCCACTGGGTTGGGTTGACGTTTTTTGCTCTTAAACGCAGGAAGTGTCGTCTAGTCTGTACAACGCActagaattttttttctatacAAGGATTTATATCCTTCGATTCTGTAAACAAGAATGAGCAAGATTTTGTAGTCAATTGCGTAACAATCTATGATTTGGTCATGTTTTCTAACTTATCCTCATACTTTTTGTTTCAGTATCTTTACAATGTTCTTGCGCTATGGCTCATGCTTGTCTTTTAGTTGCCACCATCACAAGGAGAAATGGGAGTGACAAAAGTAATTTCTCAACAATACTAGTACTAGCAGTTGCTTTCAATTATTTCTTAAAGAACTTTCTCCATTCTTTTCCTACCCTCCATTGTTGTATGGGACAATTACATAGAAAAACATGACTTATACACAGGTTAAATAACTCATTTAATACATATGAAAACGTGAGCTTTTTATTTTAGGTATCTCATTGACTTGAGTCATTTTCTATATGGACTAATAATAAGAGTGGGCTAATGTAATTTGCAACTACTAGTGCTCAAACCTCAAAGTAATTTTGCAACAGGGGTGAAATATCTTATACTCCCTAGGCCCGTAAGCTGTCGTAGTATTTGGTATAAtgataaactttttaaaaaattgaaaaaaaaaatcaaaaaagtaaataaagtgagttaaaaAGTATAATTTATGGAAAAGTAGAAGAAATgtctaaatgaaaattaaagataaGTGTGAGTCATGAccataaatagaaatatagtAAATCTCATAACACAAACCAAGACGGAGGACAAAGTATCTTTTTTCTACTCCTCTATTCTTCTCATTTTGCACTAATTGTAAAATGAGTGAAATTCAGTGAAAAAGATAAATTGgatgaaaaacaaataaaataagtaataaatataaataagattAAGATAATGTGAGAATATAAGTTTATGAATGTAGATATGATAGGAAAATAAAAgcaaagagaaaaataaaaatatctgtGCCACGTATGAAGATAAGCTTACTGATAATCCAGTAAAGCAGAAGAAAGGAATACAGAGAAGGATAGAAATGCAAATGATAAACttcattttacaaaattaaaaatgggAAGCATTGGCATTTGCAGACATCCAAATCCAAATGGGATCTCTTTCAAACATTTCTCTGATAAACGCCAATTTTTTTCTGCTCCAAAATTTCCACTGTCCGTCCGCATTAACTGCTCTGGTATACTCTCAtgttctctctttctctctcttttttagGATAATTATGTTTACAGTAAAGCCTGATGAACTGTTCTTGATACaatattgttttgttgttttgatggTATATGTTAGCTTATTCCCAAATTATAATATGAAGCGGTCTCAAGCGCCCTGAGAACGTCTCACGGAGAGATCGTATTTTACAAGAGTGGCTATTAAGTTTCTGTCTGCTTTATGGTTATATATTTTGAGTTTGTTGGGATTTATCAGGGGATATAGCCATATAGCTCATTTGGTTCAATGTATCACATCCATGTCAAGGAAGAGTTATATGTTATATATGAAATTAGAAGGTCATATAACATATTCTATATCTGATATGCCCTCTTTGTACAAGCCGCTAAAAGTTCCAATTGAAATGATGAGTGGATAATTGAAACCCTTGATCTTCTGTTGTGTTGATTTTTGAGTTTTGACGAGTGATGTTAAGACATGTGTCAAgaaatcaattcaaccaaaaacttaacctGATGGCCAAGTCTcggaatatgttatatatttgaaCACGCCCCTTTACACGAAAGCCTTTTCGATTAGAAGTCTGGATATAGCACAAACTCTTTTTAAATCTGATGCTGAATACCTTTTTAAATCTGATGCTGAATATTCTAGCTTCTGATATTATATCAAgaaactaactcaaccaaaagcttaagatgAAGGTTGAGACcccaaatatgttatatactctaacaacatTAACCTTCAAATAAAAACTTAAGCTTATGGTCAAAGCTCCATCATATGTTATATGCTTATTTGTTACTTGTTTGTTTGTTACCTGTAGTAGCTCTTGTACTAGAGGTTATTTGTCAAAGTCCAGGTCCAATGGCAATATCATTTTTTCTGTTTATTAGAATTTGTTAGAATGGCTTCAATCATTGAACTATTGGCTCTTTTTATCAACTGCTACTTATTTTCTACACTTGTATGTTGTATTGTATCAGAACCAGTGATAGATTATCTGTGTATAAATTAAGTCTGCTTTTACcattttagtatatgttatgtATGATTTGAATTCCCATTATGCCTTCCCTGAAATGATTGAGAGGGTGAGAGGGAGTGGATGGATCCATTTTATTTGAAGACTGCCTTGTAAATGTATATAAAGGATGATAGATTTGGGACAGGAGAAGTATCACTCAACAAAACCATTACATACCAGTGTAGATCAGAGGTCTCCTGTGTTCTCATTAAGTGTGGAGCTATGCTTATGAGCTTATCTAACCGTCCTATCTTAACTAGGGCGAGAGACTCTTAAGCACACAGGGGAATTCTAAGGCTAATATTGACCTGCTACTAGATCAATACTTTTGTTTAACCATACATTTGTGACTCTTAGTGGTCAAATAAGTCTTTATAATCCGGGTGAATGTAACCTTTTGACGCTTTGATCCATCGTAGAATACTGGCTTATAAGTGAACTGATGGGCATTTTCTCACATCTTATATGTTATATCAACTGACCTCAAATTGTGCATGTCAAATGGTTCTAACATATGTTTGCTTTAACATTTTAGTCTTAGAATTTCCCATACTACTAGTGCCTTATAGTTTTGTGTTCTTCGTATTCGACTTAGTTTATATATGTTAATGGGTTAATGGGTCTTCCTTGGAGCAGCTGTCGGAAACGGATATGAAAAAGAGAACTCATCTCACTTCAAAGAACTTAGGAATGTGGCGTTTGGCCTCCTGGCCACTTGGGCTGTCACAGCTGCCTCGCCTGTTGTAGCTGCTAGTCAGGTTAGTTTGTCATTGTTTCAATTTATTAGGCTGTGAGAATTTGTCATAATCTCGCCGTGGCTCACTCGTGTGGACATGGGACACCCATGGGcttgggcccacaaacccacgggtcaaGAGTGTTAACTTGCACATGTGAGATacacaacccactattttatcgatgtagaatcttgtctcacatgtgaagtatttccaacacaaTTTCTGATGGCGTTTGAAAACGTTCTAGATTTTGTAAGCTCATTATCATCCCTCGAATTTATGTCGAAACACTTCACGAACACCAAATTTTCCTTGTGCATTGATTTGCTGTTTCTtagttaatttaatataatgttTCTTAGAATAATTCTATCTTGTTTAAGGATGTGTTTGGATAAAAGGAAATGGAGGAAAATGAAAGGGAAGAATTTAGAGGGAGAAAGAATTCATTATGTGGATAGTAAAATGGGAGCAAAGGGATTTGGAGGGGGATATTGGAAGGATTTGATGAATACTTTTTGTTAAGATTTCAATCTCTCTAAAGTTGGAAAGATTTAAAGGGATAACCCTCATCTCTCTTCATTTCCCTTCCATTTCCTCCTATACAAACAAGAGCTATTTTCCTTccatttctcttcccttcctttcaCTTCCTTCCTTTCCCCTTCcctctctttcttttctctccaaaattgttatccaaacatagtgtaagaGTTTGATTCTGTTTTTCTCGGCAGAGACTACCTCCTTTGTCTACAGAGCCCAACCGATGTGAGCGTGCTTTTGTCGGTAACACAATCGGTCAAGCAAATGGTGTATATGATAAGCCCTTAGATCTTCGATTTTGTGATTATACAAACGATAAGTCTAACCTCAAGGGAAAATCTCTATCAGCTGCTCTTGTGTCCGATGCTAAGTTTGATGGTGCTGATTTGTCTGAAGTTGTCATGTCCAAGGCCTACGCTGTGGGAGCTAGTTTCAAGGGTAACATATTCTATTTCATATCGTTAATGATATAGGCACTTAGACGTTAACCAACTAAAGTGTATACAAGGCTTTCCTGTCGGCTCAAAACGAGTTTTTTTATGCAGGTACCGACTTTACGAATGCAGTTCTAGATCGTGTTAATTTTGGAAAGGCAGATCTACAAGGGGCCATATTTAAGAATACCGTGTTATCAGGCTCCACTTTTGATGAGGCTAATCTTCAGGATGTCATATTTGAGGACACCATTATCGGCTACATTGATCTTCAAAAGCTTTGTACTAATACAACTATCAGTGAAGAATCCCGAGTTGAACTTGGATGTCGATGAAGCATTCGTTCTACGCACTCTTTCCACATTTTTTTGTGAGAAAAAATGTTTATAAAGGGAATACTTCAATGCATATGTAGCTTTGTCAATTGGTATTTGTTTTGTATAATAGTAAATACTGAATAGGGATGTCACGTACTTGGTTGtcaattgaattgaatttttcATCCCCTCAATTTGGGTTGGAGTATAGTCTTTTTAATACGGTTTGGCATGAACGAccgtaaatttttattttaatattgtacTATATCTACACTTCTGGTCTAAAGATTCGAATTTTAACCACTCTTTTAAAGTGTACTATTTAGCAATAGGTATAACTATATAATGAGGCTTGTGCTATATCAACACTTTTAGCAACAAGGGACGTCTTagatataacatattatgagaTTTCAATTACCAGactaagcttttggttgagttattCCTTGACActacaaagaaaataatattttgaacaaaaataacaacACGAAATTGTTATAGCTAAAAAATGTGCTACTCTCTATTTCACTTTAAAACGACATCATTTTAACTCAAAAAATTCAAAGCTCTCAATTTGCACCcttttttcatataatttgtTCTTATTTCACACCCTTTCTCTTTTTGCCTTTTTGgcaatgttttatttttttttataatttattacacAACTTTTTTATCACTTAATATCTTAACCTTTTATTTCTATTATCTACttatgttattttgttttattatccTATTCAATTTtcaacaactaaattttatccaAAAAGTATTGGATACATTTTCAAAGGGATAAAGAGAGCATCAAATAGCTTGGTAGCTAGACATTGGATTATAGGACAAACTAGTATTATGTAACCCAAAATCAATCTTTTTTTATGGGGTTAAGAT
Proteins encoded in this region:
- the LOC130825038 gene encoding thylakoid lumenal 17.4 kDa protein, chloroplastic, whose protein sequence is MGSIGICRHPNPNGISFKHFSDKRQFFSAPKFPLSVRINCSAVGNGYEKENSSHFKELRNVAFGLLATWAVTAASPVVAASQRLPPLSTEPNRCERAFVGNTIGQANGVYDKPLDLRFCDYTNDKSNLKGKSLSAALVSDAKFDGADLSEVVMSKAYAVGASFKGTDFTNAVLDRVNFGKADLQGAIFKNTVLSGSTFDEANLQDVIFEDTIIGYIDLQKLCTNTTISEESRVELGCR
- the LOC130824836 gene encoding uncharacterized mitochondrial protein AtMg00810-like; translated protein: MAKSDFAFEFSDLSEMASSSDSLRESLMSKLISEFAMKDFGPLNYFLGIAVNRTSSGLFLSQQRYASEILEKAGMSQCNPVATPVATSDKLCANAGSSCEDPTLYRSLAGALHYRSNISTLLSYTDADWGGCPDTRRSTSGYCDFLGDNLISWSAKRQPTVSKSSADAEYRGVANVVSETCWIHNLLLELHCPITTATLVYCDNISVVYLAVLDIIDDFEVFSNDEADNIGSKVGMMDISGVCGQRISFEC
- the LOC130825039 gene encoding uncharacterized protein LOC130825039 isoform X2 gives rise to the protein MTLHVQSTSETYYDILHIKEDATYDEIRQSYRLALLHSHPDKLHKSIEMPNSGEDVEHKFMKVQKAWETLGDSRSRALYDNKLRNLRCDELVADDVSFEDMIVEDAREALEFCHQCRCGDYFSISWPELEEMGYELYRDEKDEISVGTTEDLPASVIIPCSSCSLKIRLCISTNSRIRL
- the LOC130825039 gene encoding uncharacterized protein LOC130825039 isoform X1, translating into MLFFHRDLLLSMTLHVQSTSETYYDILHIKEDATYDEIRQSYRLALLHSHPDKLHKSIEMPNSGEDVEHKFMKVQKAWETLGDSRSRALYDNKLRNLRCDELVADDVSFEDMIVEDAREALEFCHQCRCGDYFSISWPELEEMGYELYRDEKDEISVGTTEDLPASVIIPCSSCSLKIRLCISTNSRIRL